In Promicromonospora sp. Populi, one genomic interval encodes:
- a CDS encoding class I SAM-dependent methyltransferase: MTGSANEHDTARSDTSTNLPRETPGSTVRSVVSGGATSGSGTSRDRAQPAGTDPIDAVDAPSSRSNLTGGADSPVAGTDLTKESESYTHGHHESVLRSHRRRTAANSAAFLLPHLLSDMTLLDVGCGPGTVTVDLAERLTQGSVVGVDASDDVLESARGLADAHGTKNISFEHANAYELPFEDGSFDVVFAHQLLQHLSDPVAALREMKRVAKPGGFVAVRDADYEAMTWYPESPELTEWNMLYHEVTHTYGFEPDAGRRLASWVRDAGFDPGSIEPGASVWCYATPDDRTWWGGLWAERCTQSNFAVQAKDSALADDVALEQLAQGWREWAAAPDGWFAVLNGEVLARA, from the coding sequence ATGACCGGCAGCGCCAACGAGCACGACACGGCCCGCAGCGACACGTCCACCAATCTGCCCCGGGAGACCCCCGGGAGCACGGTCCGGAGTGTCGTGAGCGGGGGAGCCACGAGCGGCAGCGGCACGTCCCGCGACCGGGCCCAGCCCGCGGGGACCGACCCGATCGATGCGGTCGACGCCCCGAGCAGCCGCTCGAACCTGACCGGCGGCGCGGACAGCCCGGTCGCCGGAACGGACCTGACCAAGGAGTCCGAGTCGTACACGCACGGGCACCACGAGTCCGTGCTGCGCTCGCACCGGCGCCGGACGGCGGCGAACTCCGCCGCGTTCCTGCTGCCGCACCTGCTCTCCGACATGACGCTGCTCGACGTCGGCTGCGGACCCGGCACCGTCACCGTCGACCTGGCCGAACGGCTCACGCAGGGCAGCGTCGTCGGCGTCGACGCGTCCGACGACGTGCTGGAGTCCGCCCGCGGCCTCGCCGACGCGCACGGCACCAAGAACATCAGCTTCGAGCACGCCAACGCCTACGAGCTGCCGTTCGAGGACGGCTCGTTCGACGTCGTGTTCGCGCACCAGCTCCTGCAGCACCTGTCCGACCCCGTCGCGGCCCTGCGCGAGATGAAGCGGGTCGCCAAGCCGGGCGGATTCGTCGCGGTGCGCGACGCCGACTACGAGGCCATGACCTGGTACCCGGAGTCCCCGGAGCTCACCGAGTGGAACATGCTCTACCACGAGGTCACGCACACCTACGGGTTCGAGCCCGACGCCGGACGCCGGCTCGCCTCCTGGGTACGCGACGCCGGGTTCGACCCCGGCTCGATCGAACCCGGCGCGAGCGTCTGGTGCTACGCCACCCCTGACGACCGCACCTGGTGGGGCGGCCTGTGGGCCGAGCGCTGCACCCAGTCGAACTTCGCGGTGCAGGCCAAGGACTCGGCGCTCGCGGACGACGTCGCGCTCGAACAGCTCGCCCAGGGCTGGCGCGAGTGGGCGGCAGCCCCGGACGGCTGGTTCGCGGTGCTCAACGGCGAGGTCCTGGCCCGGGCCTGA
- a CDS encoding heparan-alpha-glucosaminide N-acetyltransferase domain-containing protein: MPTLAQPTDRPAPVSRGAVRGALDRMGRNLLGGPGRVAGADIARGIAVLGMFTAHVGVTSADISTLEGWLSLAHGRSSILFATVAGLSLALVTGGSAPLVGAAMRTARSRILVRAVLLLALVAVLDLLGTRVLLILGFYAAYFVLALPFLRMPPGRLAAMAVIVAVVGPFLVYYGPEALARSGLRAPHDGSGAATDFLLTGHYPALVWMAYVLAGLAVGRCNLRSPALHLGLVAGGFGLAAVSSIVSSSLVAGAGGIEAIEGQLALTSSEYVMPPPTWSDPWPPLAGLYLEGPHDDTMFEALGSGGFALGVLGLCLLIGSGIVGRASGRAADNAADGSADSSADSSAGGTAAGSAAGGSAATTAGGAGGSGVVGRVVRWIVLVVTAPLAAVGAMALTVYSVQIVVIWWWTLTYWDLLDPPTNEPLGWMVLITLAVATLWRALFGRGPLERLFAGVAQTAFPTLPSESRPSPESRPV; this comes from the coding sequence ATGCCCACGCTTGCCCAGCCCACCGACAGGCCGGCCCCGGTCTCCCGTGGCGCCGTCCGCGGAGCCCTCGACCGGATGGGTCGCAACCTGCTCGGCGGCCCTGGCCGCGTCGCCGGGGCGGACATCGCCCGTGGAATCGCCGTGCTCGGGATGTTCACGGCGCACGTAGGCGTCACCTCCGCGGACATCAGCACGCTCGAGGGCTGGCTGAGCCTGGCGCACGGCCGCTCGTCGATCCTGTTCGCCACCGTGGCCGGGCTGTCCCTTGCGCTGGTGACGGGCGGCTCCGCCCCGCTGGTGGGTGCGGCGATGCGTACCGCGCGGTCCCGGATCCTCGTCCGGGCGGTCCTGCTGCTGGCCCTGGTCGCGGTGCTCGACCTCTTGGGGACGCGTGTGCTGCTCATCCTCGGGTTCTACGCCGCGTACTTCGTGCTGGCCCTGCCGTTCCTGCGTATGCCGCCGGGGCGACTGGCCGCGATGGCGGTGATCGTCGCGGTGGTCGGCCCGTTCCTCGTGTACTACGGGCCGGAGGCGCTGGCCAGGTCCGGTCTCCGCGCGCCGCACGACGGTTCTGGCGCCGCCACCGACTTTCTCCTCACGGGCCACTACCCGGCTCTGGTCTGGATGGCCTACGTGCTGGCCGGGCTGGCGGTGGGCCGGTGCAACCTGCGATCGCCGGCGCTGCACCTGGGCCTGGTCGCCGGCGGGTTCGGGCTGGCCGCCGTGAGCTCCATCGTCTCTTCGAGCCTCGTCGCCGGCGCCGGGGGCATCGAGGCCATCGAGGGACAGCTCGCGCTGACGTCGTCCGAGTACGTCATGCCGCCGCCCACGTGGTCCGACCCCTGGCCGCCCCTGGCGGGCCTCTACCTGGAAGGGCCGCACGACGACACGATGTTCGAGGCGCTGGGGTCCGGCGGGTTCGCGCTCGGCGTCCTCGGGCTGTGCCTGCTCATCGGTTCCGGCATCGTGGGCAGGGCCTCGGGTCGAGCTGCGGACAACGCTGCGGATGGCAGTGCGGATAGCAGTGCGGATAGCAGTGCGGGCGGCACAGCAGCGGGCAGTGCAGCGGGCGGCTCAGCAGCCACCACAGCAGGCGGCGCCGGGGGCTCGGGGGTTGTCGGTCGGGTCGTGCGGTGGATCGTGCTGGTGGTCACCGCGCCGCTGGCCGCCGTCGGCGCAATGGCACTGACCGTCTACTCCGTGCAGATCGTCGTCATCTGGTGGTGGACCCTCACCTACTGGGACCTGCTCGACCCCCCGACCAACGAGCCGCTCGGGTGGATGGTGCTCATCACCCTGGCCGTCGCGACACTGTGGCGGGCGCTGTTCGGCCGCGGGCCGTTGGAGCGGCTGTTCGCCGGGGTGGCACAGACGGCGTTTCCCACGCTGCCCTCTGAGTCCCGCCCGTCTCCAGAGTCCCGCCCTGTCTGA
- a CDS encoding heparan-alpha-glucosaminide N-acetyltransferase domain-containing protein, protein MPTPEPSAGPPPVSRGAVRGTFDRMGRNLLGGPGRVPGADIARGIAVLGMFTAHVGTTSDDIGTLEGWLGLAHGRSSILFATVAGLSLALFTGGGTPLTGDAMRTARSRILVRAVLLLALVAVLDLLGPTVMLILGFYAAYFVLALPFLRLPPARLAVAAVIVAVVGPFLVYYGTEALARAGLRAPHDGSGAITDFLLTGQYPALVWMAYVFAGLAVGRCDLRSPTLRLGLVFGGFGLAAVSAIVSSSLVASAGGIEAIDRLLAMTSSEYLGEVPAWSDPWPPLAGLFLDGPHNDTMFEALGSGGFALGVVGLCLLVGGRGGAGAGAATSRSARQIARRVVRAVTAPLAAVGAMALTVYSVQVVIIWWWSRADVDLLAYPINGPLSVMVLSALAAATLWRALFGGGPLERVFARIARTAFPTSERAWNAVSDTVSNAVSDTASGASSNAASNAGPDAGPDAASDPASEPTSDPVSDPVSDPVSDPVSDPTSTLRTPPDRRSS, encoded by the coding sequence ATGCCGACGCCTGAGCCCTCAGCCGGACCGCCCCCGGTCTCACGTGGCGCCGTCCGCGGCACTTTCGACCGGATGGGCCGCAACCTGCTCGGCGGTCCCGGCCGAGTACCGGGGGCGGATATTGCCCGGGGTATCGCCGTGCTGGGGATGTTCACGGCGCACGTGGGCACCACCTCCGACGACATCGGCACGCTGGAGGGTTGGCTGGGCCTGGCGCACGGCCGCTCGTCGATCCTGTTCGCCACCGTGGCCGGACTGTCCCTTGCGCTGTTCACCGGCGGAGGCACCCCGTTGACGGGCGACGCGATGCGCACCGCGCGGTCCCGGATCCTCGTGCGAGCCGTCCTGCTGCTGGCGTTGGTCGCCGTGCTCGACCTGCTCGGGCCGACCGTGATGCTCATCCTCGGGTTCTACGCCGCGTACTTTGTGCTGGCCCTGCCGTTCCTGCGCCTACCGCCGGCACGGCTCGCCGTCGCCGCGGTGATCGTCGCGGTGGTCGGGCCGTTCCTCGTGTACTACGGGACAGAGGCGCTGGCGCGGGCGGGGCTGCGAGCGCCGCACGACGGTTCGGGCGCAATCACCGACTTTCTCCTCACCGGGCAGTACCCGGCCCTGGTCTGGATGGCCTACGTGTTCGCGGGGCTGGCGGTGGGGCGCTGCGACCTACGGTCGCCAACGCTGCGCCTGGGCCTGGTCTTCGGCGGGTTCGGGCTGGCCGCCGTGAGCGCCATCGTCTCTTCGAGCCTGGTGGCCAGCGCCGGCGGCATCGAGGCCATCGACAGGCTGCTCGCCATGACGTCGTCCGAGTACCTCGGGGAGGTGCCCGCGTGGTCCGACCCCTGGCCGCCGTTGGCGGGACTGTTCCTGGACGGGCCGCACAACGACACCATGTTCGAGGCGCTGGGGTCCGGCGGGTTCGCGCTCGGTGTGGTCGGGTTGTGCCTGCTTGTCGGGGGTCGCGGCGGTGCGGGTGCCGGGGCTGCTACCAGCCGTAGCGCTCGGCAGATCGCGCGGCGGGTGGTGCGGGCGGTGACAGCCCCGCTGGCCGCCGTCGGCGCAATGGCACTGACCGTCTACTCGGTGCAGGTCGTCATCATCTGGTGGTGGTCCCGCGCCGACGTCGACCTGCTTGCCTACCCGATCAACGGGCCGCTCAGCGTGATGGTGCTCAGCGCCCTGGCAGCGGCCACGCTGTGGCGGGCGCTGTTCGGGGGCGGGCCGCTGGAGCGAGTGTTCGCGCGGATCGCGCGGACGGCGTTCCCGACGTCGGAACGCGCGTGGAATGCCGTGTCGGACACCGTGTCGAATGCCGTGTCGGACACCGCGTCGGGTGCATCGTCGAATGCAGCGTCGAATGCCGGGCCGGACGCCGGGCCGGACGCTGCATCGGACCCTGCATCGGAACCGACGTCAGATCCCGTGTCAGATCCCGTGTCAGACCCCGTGTCAGACCCCGTGTCAGACCCAACATCGACGCTCAGAACTCCACCTGACCGACGATCGTCGTGA
- a CDS encoding PhzF family phenazine biosynthesis protein, producing the protein MSLPFRQVNVFSPVPTGGNPVAVVHDADGLTDDQMAAFARWTNLSETTFLLAPTAAGRDGGADYRVRIWTPGGELPFAGHPTLGTAHAWLEAGGEPAEQDVIQECGVGLVRVRRDAAVGSTARGQRLAFAAPPLVRSGAVDDADVAQIARSLRIDVSDVVRSAWVDNGPGWVAVQLRDAEVVLGLEPDFVAMGDLKLGVVGEYLVGEDTVGEDTVGEDTVGEDTVGEGVAGEGVVSEEKVGEHGTAGSREPSGPAVEVRAFVPALGSAEDPVTGSLNAGLGQWLAGDVLPSSYVASQGTVLGRAGRVYVEKRSDGEVWVGGDAVTTIVGQVEF; encoded by the coding sequence ATGAGCCTCCCGTTCCGCCAGGTCAACGTCTTCTCGCCGGTTCCGACGGGCGGCAACCCCGTCGCCGTCGTGCACGACGCCGATGGTCTCACCGACGATCAGATGGCCGCTTTCGCGCGGTGGACCAACCTGTCGGAGACCACGTTCCTGCTCGCCCCGACCGCGGCGGGACGAGACGGGGGCGCCGACTACCGCGTGCGGATCTGGACCCCGGGCGGCGAGCTGCCGTTCGCCGGGCACCCGACGCTCGGCACCGCGCACGCCTGGTTGGAGGCCGGTGGCGAGCCTGCCGAGCAGGACGTGATCCAGGAGTGCGGCGTGGGCCTTGTCCGGGTGCGTCGGGACGCCGCAGTCGGCTCTACAGCTCGCGGGCAGCGACTGGCGTTCGCCGCACCACCCCTCGTGCGTTCCGGAGCCGTCGACGACGCCGATGTCGCCCAGATCGCGCGTTCGCTGCGCATCGACGTGTCCGACGTCGTCCGCTCGGCCTGGGTAGACAACGGCCCCGGCTGGGTGGCGGTCCAGCTGCGTGACGCGGAGGTAGTGCTCGGGCTGGAGCCGGACTTCGTGGCGATGGGAGACCTGAAGCTCGGCGTCGTCGGCGAGTACTTGGTTGGTGAGGACACGGTTGGTGAGGACACGGTTGGTGAGGACACGGTCGGTGAGGACACGGTGGGTGAGGGCGTGGCCGGAGAGGGCGTGGTCAGTGAGGAAAAGGTCGGTGAGCACGGCACCGCCGGGAGTCGCGAGCCCAGCGGACCGGCGGTGGAGGTGCGTGCGTTTGTCCCGGCGCTCGGGTCTGCGGAGGACCCGGTGACCGGCAGCCTCAACGCCGGCCTGGGGCAGTGGCTCGCCGGGGACGTGCTGCCGTCGTCCTACGTCGCGTCGCAGGGAACCGTGCTGGGCCGCGCTGGCCGCGTATACGTCGAGAAGCGGTCCGACGGCGAGGTGTGGGTCGGCGGCGACGCCGTCACGACGATCGTCGGTCAGGTGGAGTTCTGA
- a CDS encoding aldo/keto reductase has product MSDLPLRRLGRSGLSVPVVGLGCNNLGRPGAVTETEEGSKALIDTAIDAGVTFFDTADRYGARPGLSEELLGAALKGRRDDVLIATKFGLDMLGVNGVDFGARGSRRYIVRAAEASLRRLGTDWIDLYQLHTPDPATPIDETLAALDDLVSSGKVRYVGHSNFAGWQVADAEHVARSLGSGGAGAAGTRFVSAQNQYSLLARGLEREVLPAAKAFGIGVLPYFPLADGLLTGKYSGGARPDGSRLVLSKRHLLETAPWEALDRFGVFCRERGVTETTVAFSWLLSRPEVSSVIAGATRPEQVRSNAQAWSWTPTAEDLAELDEIFPA; this is encoded by the coding sequence ATGTCCGATCTTCCCCTGCGCCGCCTCGGGCGCTCCGGCCTGTCCGTTCCCGTCGTCGGCCTGGGGTGCAACAACCTCGGTCGTCCCGGCGCCGTCACCGAGACCGAGGAGGGCTCCAAAGCCCTTATCGACACCGCGATCGACGCCGGCGTGACGTTCTTCGACACCGCCGACCGGTACGGCGCCCGGCCCGGCCTGTCCGAGGAGCTGCTCGGCGCCGCGCTGAAGGGCCGCCGCGACGACGTGCTGATCGCCACCAAGTTCGGCCTCGACATGCTCGGCGTGAACGGGGTGGACTTCGGGGCGCGCGGCTCGCGCCGCTACATCGTGCGGGCGGCGGAGGCGTCGCTGCGCCGGCTCGGCACCGATTGGATCGACCTCTACCAGCTCCACACGCCCGACCCGGCGACTCCGATCGACGAGACCCTTGCGGCGCTCGACGACCTGGTCAGCTCCGGCAAGGTCCGCTACGTGGGGCACTCGAACTTCGCGGGCTGGCAGGTGGCCGACGCCGAGCACGTGGCCCGTTCGCTGGGATCCGGCGGGGCGGGTGCCGCCGGTACCCGGTTCGTCTCCGCGCAGAACCAGTACTCCCTGCTGGCCCGCGGCCTGGAGCGTGAGGTGCTGCCCGCGGCGAAGGCGTTCGGGATCGGCGTCCTGCCGTACTTCCCCCTGGCGGACGGCCTGCTCACGGGCAAGTACTCGGGTGGCGCCCGGCCCGACGGGTCCCGCCTGGTGCTCTCGAAGCGCCACCTGCTGGAGACCGCGCCGTGGGAGGCGCTGGATCGGTTCGGCGTGTTCTGCCGGGAGCGCGGCGTGACCGAGACCACCGTCGCGTTCTCGTGGCTGCTGTCCCGGCCCGAGGTGTCGTCCGTGATCGCGGGGGCCACCCGGCCCGAGCAGGTGCGGAGCAACGCCCAGGCCTGGTCATGGACGCCGACGGCGGAGGACCTCGCGGAGCTGGACGAGATCTTCCCGGCCTGA
- a CDS encoding 3-methyladenine DNA glycosylase, translated as MSTLLGGPTAPGARDAVVHQSETNPAGKIPGDALRPEVWLPVAAAHADRADALTAVWRAARAAGRKHAIEDFLFTYYPTRIAHLRRWHPGAGVALALPDGGSGPVDRDIVDRGTADRGTADADDAGQGTVDWGIADPDAAGQSAVGPETIDPESIDPDDRTNWRWHTATALRTTARMTTTPWTSTPTTGAPRTVALDIDAFLADRGDTVRYVRELLSATASRPGTFGCFGLHEWAMVYRDRESGRDQRHPLPLRLGHAGTDAVVEANPVRCSHFDAFRFFTPEATARNQLQPSRAAQVSMEQPGCLHANMDLYKWCLKLGPAVPGDLLLDAFELARDIRWTDMAASPYDVSEYGVAAVEIETPQGKAEYVQRQRDYARRSGELRRRLLAVCDAVLGDAVLGSGSENYVPSPA; from the coding sequence GTGAGCACACTCCTCGGCGGGCCGACGGCGCCCGGTGCGCGCGACGCCGTCGTGCACCAGTCCGAGACGAACCCCGCCGGCAAGATCCCGGGCGACGCACTACGCCCCGAGGTGTGGCTGCCCGTCGCGGCCGCGCACGCCGATCGAGCCGACGCGCTGACCGCCGTCTGGCGCGCGGCCCGCGCCGCGGGCCGCAAGCACGCGATCGAGGACTTCCTCTTCACCTACTACCCCACGCGGATCGCGCACTTGCGACGCTGGCACCCGGGGGCAGGGGTCGCCCTCGCACTGCCCGACGGCGGCTCGGGCCCTGTCGACCGGGACATTGTCGACCGGGGCACTGCCGACCGGGGCACTGCCGACGCCGACGACGCCGGCCAGGGCACGGTCGACTGGGGCATCGCCGACCCCGACGCCGCCGGCCAGAGCGCCGTCGGCCCGGAGACCATCGACCCGGAGTCCATCGACCCGGACGACCGCACCAACTGGCGATGGCACACGGCCACGGCACTCAGGACCACAGCACGGATGACCACGACGCCTTGGACCTCAACGCCCACGACCGGCGCGCCCAGGACCGTCGCGCTCGACATCGACGCCTTCCTTGCCGACCGCGGCGACACCGTGCGGTACGTGCGGGAGCTCCTGTCAGCGACGGCGTCGCGACCCGGAACGTTCGGCTGTTTCGGGCTCCACGAGTGGGCGATGGTCTATCGCGACCGGGAGTCGGGTCGTGACCAGCGGCACCCGCTGCCGCTGCGGCTCGGGCACGCCGGGACGGACGCAGTCGTCGAGGCGAACCCTGTGCGCTGCTCGCACTTCGACGCCTTCCGCTTCTTCACGCCGGAGGCGACCGCCCGGAACCAGCTCCAGCCGTCGCGCGCTGCACAGGTCTCGATGGAGCAGCCGGGCTGCCTGCACGCCAACATGGACCTCTACAAGTGGTGCCTCAAGCTCGGCCCTGCGGTGCCGGGCGACTTGCTGCTCGACGCGTTCGAGCTGGCCCGTGACATCCGCTGGACCGACATGGCCGCCTCCCCGTACGACGTGTCCGAGTACGGCGTCGCGGCGGTCGAGATCGAGACACCGCAGGGCAAGGCGGAGTACGTGCAGCGGCAGCGTGACTATGCGCGACGGTCCGGTGAGCTCCGCCGTCGGCTGCTGGCGGTCTGCGACGCGGTGCTCGGCGACGCGGTGCTCGGCTCGGGTAGCGAGAACTACGTGCCGTCGCCTGCGTAG
- a CDS encoding lytic polysaccharide monooxygenase auxiliary activity family 9 protein, protein MRVTALRTPAMRVLLGVLAVLALTVTTLVAAPSFMTPRAEAHGWVVSPPSRQDHCAKRTVSFDCGGLQWEPQSVEAPKGSMLCSGGSRFTVVDNHSLAWPRTTIGSTHTFRWTLTAFHRTTSWEYFVDGRLFRTINDGGATPPATVTHTLTGLPSGNHRILARWNIYDTAMAFYACMDVNISGGTASAGTGTTAVDAGKSVAGGRLVAAHL, encoded by the coding sequence ATGAGAGTCACCGCACTGCGTACGCCCGCCATGAGAGTCCTGCTCGGCGTTCTCGCCGTCCTGGCTCTGACCGTGACCACCCTGGTCGCCGCACCGAGCTTCATGACCCCCCGGGCCGAAGCCCACGGCTGGGTCGTCTCACCGCCGAGCCGCCAGGATCATTGCGCCAAGCGGACCGTCAGCTTCGACTGCGGCGGCCTCCAGTGGGAGCCGCAGAGTGTCGAGGCTCCAAAGGGCTCGATGCTGTGTTCCGGCGGCAGCCGCTTCACCGTGGTCGACAACCATTCCCTCGCCTGGCCGCGCACGACCATCGGCAGCACGCATACCTTCCGCTGGACGCTGACGGCCTTCCACCGCACCACGAGCTGGGAGTACTTCGTGGACGGGCGGCTCTTCAGGACGATCAACGACGGCGGCGCCACGCCGCCCGCGACCGTCACGCACACGCTCACGGGTCTGCCGAGCGGCAACCACAGGATCCTCGCCCGGTGGAACATCTACGACACGGCCATGGCGTTCTACGCCTGCATGGACGTGAACATCAGCGGCGGCACCGCGAGCGCGGGTACCGGTACGACCGCGGTCGACGCCGGGAAGTCGGTGGCCGGCGGACGCCTGGTGGCGGCGCACCTGTGA
- a CDS encoding IS30 family transposase has translation MVPTSLAPSLAALEAQLHPRFLTVAEREQIADLRRRGQSLRAIGRALGRPASTIKRELDARSTQGDYRPHRAQRAWATSRARSRTSKLAQDGPLRDYVAARLAEQWSPEQICHALVQEFPHDESMRVSTETIYQAIYVQARGGLRREVTDALRTGRTRRKPHRSPEQRAPRFVDEMVMISERPAEVADRAVPGHWEGDLIVGTGSQSAIVTLVERSTRYVMLGHLPGGHTAEEVRDVLVPLIKTLPEHLRGSLTWDQGCEMAAHKQFTVATGVPVYFCDPHSPWQRGSNENTNGLLRQYFPKGTDLSVHTATDLERVAQRLNGRPRKTLDWRTPAERLRDLLTAV, from the coding sequence ATCGTCCCCACGTCCTTGGCGCCGTCTCTCGCGGCCCTCGAGGCGCAGCTGCATCCCCGGTTCCTGACGGTGGCGGAACGGGAACAGATCGCGGATCTGCGTCGACGAGGTCAGTCGCTGCGGGCGATCGGGCGGGCGCTGGGCCGGCCGGCGTCCACGATCAAGCGCGAGCTCGACGCCCGCTCGACCCAGGGTGACTACCGGCCGCACCGGGCGCAGCGGGCGTGGGCGACCAGCCGCGCACGGTCCAGGACGTCCAAGCTCGCCCAGGACGGTCCGCTGCGCGACTATGTCGCGGCCCGGCTGGCCGAGCAGTGGTCGCCCGAGCAGATCTGCCACGCTCTGGTGCAGGAGTTTCCCCACGACGAGAGCATGCGGGTGAGCACGGAGACGATCTACCAGGCGATCTACGTCCAGGCCCGTGGCGGGCTACGACGTGAGGTCACCGATGCGCTGCGCACCGGACGCACTCGCCGCAAACCGCACAGGAGCCCAGAGCAGCGCGCGCCCCGGTTCGTCGACGAGATGGTCATGATCTCCGAGCGCCCTGCCGAGGTCGCCGACCGGGCCGTGCCCGGCCACTGGGAAGGCGACCTGATCGTCGGCACCGGCTCCCAGTCCGCGATCGTGACTCTCGTTGAACGCTCGACGCGCTACGTGATGCTCGGGCACCTACCCGGCGGGCACACCGCCGAGGAAGTCCGCGACGTGCTCGTGCCGCTGATCAAGACGTTGCCCGAGCACCTGCGCGGGTCGCTGACCTGGGACCAGGGCTGCGAGATGGCTGCGCACAAGCAGTTCACCGTGGCGACCGGCGTGCCGGTCTACTTCTGCGACCCGCACTCTCCATGGCAGCGCGGCAGCAACGAGAACACCAACGGGCTCCTGCGCCAGTACTTCCCCAAGGGCACCGACCTGTCAGTCCACACAGCCACAGACCTCGAGCGTGTCGCCCAGCGACTCAACGGCCGACCACGCAAGACGCTCGACTGGAGAACTCCAGCCGAGCGTCTGCGTGATCTACTGACAGCCGTCTAG